A stretch of DNA from Nostoc sp. 'Peltigera membranacea cyanobiont' N6:
TGATGCGACGGGCATTGGTTTCGGCGTAACCAAAGGGAGGACGCGGAGCCACCCAAACGTACATGGGGACATTGGGACGATACCGCCATAATTGCTGGGCGCATTCTGTAGCCGACTGCGAGACAGCATGAAACACGCCAAACACGGCATCAAAATGATAGCTGGAAATGTCAACCCCTGAACTGAGACTGGGAGTAATTAAAAAAGCGTCAAGATCCTTAATGGCAACGTTAATCTCTCTGATGAAAATCACATTCTCTTCAGAACCGCTATTTTCCGAATGAATAGCCCATACCCGTAGCTGTCGGTCTTCTGCTGATTCCGGTGTCGTATCGTTATCATCGATTGTTGAGCCGTCATTCAGCGCTCGTTCTAACTTTTTGATGAAGCGCTTACTGTCACTGACCATCATCAGTTTTTTGCCCAACATCAGTTGAGCGTGAAACTCGGCAACGATTGCGCTGCTGTTTCTCCCCTCGTACCAATGAACTTGACGACCACCTGAGCGATACAGGTTTTTGATGATGTAGGGTTTTTCACCAGCCGGTCGCAAATTCATGAAAAACTCAATGGTCAAATCATCGAGGTGAGCATCAGCTAAAACAACCAGCTTGGCGTTGTAAACCAGATACTCCAATACTTCCAGAATCGCCCCCCTGTGTTCCTTGCAAGTTTTGGACTTGAGCAAGTGAGCGAGATACTGGCAGGCTTCATCAATAAATAGAATATCGTAAGCCTGTAAATCATTTGCCATTTTATACAGAGAATCCACGGTAATGCTGAGAGCTTTTACCTGACCCCAATCCCCGCAAGAAATCGCGGAGTACATTGCTGTTTGTAAGCGATCGCTGAGGTTTTTAAGCAAAGTAACCCGATGCCCATTGTTCAAAAAGCTCAAGTTTGGGTTCTCTCTTCTGAGAACTGCCAAGATTTCAGTCTTTCCTGTTCCCATGTCGGAAACCAAACCAACTAACCCCGATTGAGGTAGGGAGTGGATCGCAAGTGAGAGATAACGGGTATTAACTGTCACATCGGGCTTGTACTTATGGAGTCCTCTGGCACGATTGATGAAAAATCTTTGCTTGTACTCGCTGATTCTCAAGGCATCAGCAATCATTGTGGTGACGGCAATATCAGCCTTTTTACCCAAAACTACAACCCAATCGTCAATTCCTTTCTCTGGGCCTGGCAGCAGCGCCACTTCACACTGGCAGCAAAGTTCTACAATTGCAGAAGCTGTCCGGCGTGTAGCTTGAAAAATTTGCTGTTTGGTTTTGGGTTTGCTTTCGTAGTCGAACAGAACAACGAATTTACGCCCCTTTTGAGTCATTGGGACTAAATCAGGGTGAAGTCTTTCTAAATCCTCTTTGCCCACTCGACCATTCCAGATTCCAGGGAGTGCGATCGCCACAAAGCCCAAAGTTAGGAGACAACCTGCTTTCTTCTCGCCCTCTGTAAGGATTACAGGGATTTCGGGATGTGCCATTACCCAAGCCCAAAAACCTAACGCCTCTCCTTCTTCGGTAATGGTAATATGTTCTGGCATCGGCACGTTATAGCGAAGTGATACCAACCGCCATAAATGTAGGGGCATTCTCAAGTAGGTAACTCGGTTGGGAGTTTTGGGTGGTGATTCGTACTTGACTGGCTTTTGAGTTTGCTGCTGTGTAGTCTTATCCCATTCAAGGCGGGGGTAATCTGGTTTCATCCGTCCCCAGTCCATCGCCAACCAATCATTAAGGGGGTCAAGTCCGCTAACCCACCATGCACCGGCTTCCGCGTGGGCATATCGTTTCAAGTAGCCATCACGCAGTCGCCCATCGTTACGTCTGGCAGTTTGAGGTAGGACGCATAACAGATATTCGTACACTGAGGGGCCACTAAGAGAACGGACATTCAAAGCTGTTAACTTTTGGTCAACAGCACTGGCTAACCATTCATTCCAATGGTTGACTTCTATGTGAGAGGGGCGAGACATCATCTCGAACCCACTCATAACTTCATGTGGTTGAAGTACGCGGTTGCTATTAATCACGGATTTTTCCCTCAAATACTTTGGTTTTCAGTATCTGGAGGGGGTTATCGCGCTGCTAAACCCTAATATCTACATAATTCGCTGTATTACTTGATTTTTCCAAGTTTTGGTTTTTCACATAACAAATTAATGACTTTTTTAGCCAAAATCTGCCACAGTAGCACACCAAAGTTGCCACAGCTATCGATATAATATGGTGAGGCAGCACGGATTGAATCTCATTAGCCAATCAGTGGTTTCTAAGCTTCCAACTTTTCGTCCACTGGTTTGGTGCGTTTGAGATCCCCCTCCGGCTCCAATTTTTGGAATATTGAATTTTCAGTTTCGGATAAAGCGTCACTACTTAGTAGTGGCGCTTTTGTCCATTTATCTTTTGATAGTGTTGTATATCTACCTCCGTTGTACGCTTCATTTCACTACTGCCTCATCTTACAGAACTTCTGTTAGCCTGACATCCAAGTAAAATACAAACTTTAAGTAAATTTGCTTAACACAAGTGATTGCCCGTTGTAGTCGCTCGGTATTTGAGTCATAAAGTGCAGTGCGATCAATCTAGTTAATTTATTGACGCTGCTTTTTATCAGCATCAATTTTAGTTTGTACCCACTGTTCTATTAGTGTTCGGGCTTTCTCACTCATATTTGTGTTTTCCCTGGCACACCAGACCTTAAATTCAGTTCGCAATGATTCAGGGAGAAAAACACGAAAACTTACAGTAGGTTCGTCTTTTTTGTCATCTGGCATATCTAGGCTATGTACATCATTAAGCCTATCATGCCTTGCTTTTGTAATCTTTACTATATATCATCTGCCATTTATGACATACAAGGTGTTATTGACATATCTGACCTATGTGGTATAGGATAACAGATAACAGCCATAAATGTCATGGGAAGACTAAATCTGTATTAGGTGGTTGAAATGCCAAGTATAAATTATCGGTTACAACCTTAAAGCAGAGATAGTCAAAACCAAAGCAGCAAGCCTATTTCAGAACTTTGTCAATTAAATATTTTGGGGATTAAGGATTATGACAGATTTGGCAGTTAATACCGAAAATGCCAACACTGGGCAAAAAGGTACACTCACGATCGTTGCTGGTTACGACCTCGGTAATTCCAGCATTAAATTTGTATCATCAGACCGCCAGATAAGATTTCCCAGTTATTTAGAGAATTGCTACTACCGTCCTACAGAGACTCCCACAGAAGGTTACGTTGAGTACCTAGAGGGTGATGCACTAACTAAACTGGACTACAAGCAATGGTTATCGGGCTATGCAGCTTACGATGCCAACCCGAAAAACCATCTTCGGGTTACTGATGATGCTACTGCAAAGGTGAGTCAATCGCTGAAACATCTACTAGCAGTGCTTTCTTATTACCCTTATAAAGCCTCGATTGAGTTAGTAATTTGTGCTTCTCTGCACGAAAGAGGCGATTTGGAAGACCAACTGATTGAAGCACTCACTGGCCGCCATGTCGTCAAGTTTGGCGGTAAGATTTGCCCCACCGAGGTCAAGATCCATGTTTTGAAGGTTTACGACGAAGGTCACGCAGCGATCGCCGCCTTTGCCCAGAACTTGAACACCAGTAAGCAAAACGTAATTGTTGATATCGGGAATCGGACAGTTATTGCCACTTTAATCGGTTCCAAAGGACATCTAGCTAACCGAAAGACTTTTGATAACGGTGTGGAAGAGTTGATCCGAATGATTTCGGTCAACCCAGACTTTAAGAATCGCTTGGTAGGCGAGATTGCAATGCCGCACCTTATCCGTCAAGGACTAGAAAGCACTGACAAGCCCTTTTGGTATGGCAAACAGTTCAGTTTTCAAGATGTCTACCAAAAAGAGTTAGCGCCTTGGGTACAAAAGTCCCTAGCGCCAGTATTCAAGTTTATCCACCCTTGGAAGATTAATGCAGATGTCTGCTTAATTACTGGGGGAGGCTCACGACTGTCATCAGTGAGTGAAGCACTTCAGGCTAAAGGGTTCGTGGTAGCAGACAACCCAGTGTGGGCAAACGCGATTGGGCTTGAACAATTAGCAAAGATGATTCATTTAAGGAGTGTGAATGAACAGCAATGAAAGCATTCGGGTAGTGATTCGTAAGCCCTACCACCCATTACTAAAAAAGCTTGCACAACAAATGAACTTAGACGATTACGGGGAGGTGATTAACTTCCTACTTTTAGAATTCCAGCGAAATGGGTACAACTTCCAAACTGAACAACCGACTGATTCTAAGCTCCAACAACAAGACGAAAAAGATTTAGTTAACAATCTCGCTGCAATGTTCTAGCCATGAAAATCAACAAAACACTTGGATTCTCTGTTGCTGCTTTTGGCTTTCTAGCCCTCGGCTATTTCGGAGTGCAGTATTTCGGCCGTAACAATATGTTCACCATCGCCGCAGCTGTCGGGGGTGCAGGGGCAATCAGCTATGTACTTCAAAAACCGAGTCAGCCAGAAGCGCCAACCGCACCGATAAAAGCTCAAAGAAAAGGAAGGAAGTCATGAGCGACCAAGACACCCAAAAGACACAGCCATCGCTAACAACAACCGAAATCATGACCATCATCCTCGGTTGCGAACAGACTCTAAGGTTTGTGCAAGCATCTCCCAATTACAAGCAAATCGAAGCCTCCGAAAAGTTCAGTACATCGAATGACTTAAAAATAGGTGATGCTGTGCAAGCTTTGATGGAGATTCACGAAGCCATCCTAAATATCGAGTTTTACTCTCAAGTTGAGGGACAAGCTTATGCTTTCAACGACAGCCTTACAGCGTAATCATCTGTACCAATTCCGTGGTCAACAACTGCGCTACAGCCATCGCTCTAATTGTCGAGTCAATGCCCCTTTCATATTCAATGACTCGAAAGGCAGAAGAAAAGAATTAAGCCAAAACCAAGTACAGTTGGAGGTTTTTGAACTTGTTGAGTTTTGTGAGAACTGATGATGAAGCGATTGCATCGACGACCAATCACTGCAATCGCCTCACTAGGGGACGTATCTCTCGCCGCAAAAACGAAAGTACATAAGGATCTTAACAGCATGGCACTCGATTACAAAAATCCCAACGATTGGGGCAAATCACCGCTAACTGACCGCGCTTTGAGATTAGAGCAATTCAAAGCGGAAAATCCTGAACAGTGGGCAGCAAGGATTGAGGCAGATATTGAGGCACTTTCCACACCAATATTCGAGAGTGAAAATTACCCACCTTTCACCGGAACGGAATTCTTAGCAACTCATTCAACCATTGATGACCATCCATACTCTGCTGCATTTGGTCAATTCTTGGGTAATGGGATTGACGCGGACATTGCAAATATCTTGGCGTTTGGCTCCAACAGATTTGATTTAATCTCTGATGATTTTGACGACCCCATAAGGCAATTAGCAGCGAGAATTTATAACCGATTTAAAGACATGGGTTACTGGGATGAATTGCCCCAAGAGTCGAGCGATATCGACTACGACAACATACCTTATTAGGAGTGTCAGCAATGGACTTTGCAATACGTAATCCGGTAGTTGGTCATGCAACCCATATTGACGAGAAGGCGCAATCTTGGGGAGGATTTGAGTCTGATATTTTGGGCTATCTTTCAGATATAAATAAGCTTGAACAGTTCGCTGATTATGCGAATAATGCCCAAGAATTATCAGATAGGTTAGAGCCATTTTTGGACAACGCCAAGGTGGTCTTTGAGGCGATGGAGAAGTTGACCAAAGGGCAAGTAACTTGGACTGAACTTCGCAAACAATACGGATCTCATGTTGCGGGTGCTATCGCCAAAATTCGCAAACTCAATTCGGAATTTGATTCAGAGATGAGTAAGATAGATGCCCAAGATAGAGCCGACTTGCTGCGGATTGACCAGAAACGCAAACACGCATTAACCGAAGTTGCAGCCCAATTACACCACGATTTGCAAGCAGAATTGTGGAGACATGAAAACAAAATTAGCGGCATCGAAAACAGGCAAGTTGTGCAAGCAGAACGCCAAGCTATCACTACAGGACTAAGAGAGAAACGCCAACAACTTTTAGCCCGTGCGCGGTACGGCTCAAGGGCATTAGAACCCAATCAAGCCCCCCAAGAAGTTATACCGATTCAATCCCAAAATCATGCACCTGCGTCTAGTGTTTCTGCAACAGGAACAGTTCGCGGTTGGGGTGCAATGTTAGGTAACTTGTGGCAGAAGTTAGGCGACCGATAACTATTAGTTGAAAGGACACAGGCTGATGCTAGTAAGGAAACGAAATGAAGATCCTCATAGCGTCAGCCCTTTTTCATTTGAAGGGCTGGCACAAACACCACAACAACAACATCAGCAGCAGAAACAACCAGAACAACTACCACCACTGCCAGAAAACAACAGAGGTCGGACATTTAGACGTGCTGGTAATGCCTGTGAAATTGTTGCTGGCAGTTGTTTAAATAGTGCAGTTATTTTCACCTTTCACCTATTGCAAGTTCACCCAGTTGGAATGTTCCTAGCTGTGGGTACTGCACACCTGTATTTTACTGCCACTGCAACAGGTGAAGGGTTCAATAATTTCGTCACTAATTTAATGACTGGTTGCAGTGCATCACTGGCGTTATTCTGTGCGCTATCTGAACCGATTAGTGAGTGGAACGAAGCGAGAACTTCTACTAGTACAGTTAAGACTTCTATTGAGTCGGTTTATAAGCCAAAAACTGCTGAATCTTCAAGTTGGATGGATGGTGCAGGAGTGGGCATATTTCTAGCGATATTAATGTTTTTTCTATTTAGTGGTAGGAGAGGTAAATGAATTACTTAACCGACAAACATAAGCAGTTATCCGAGTCGCAACAATCGGGTTTAATGTTGTGGTTTGGTCAGTTACCAATGGACAAGAAAGCTGTTGCAATTGGGCTGAGTTTAACTGTGGGTATTGGATCAGCTGCAATGGCTTGGAAAGGAACCAGCAGCGATCGGATCTACTTTTGTATTAAAAACCCACAAAAAACATTGACCTGCTCAGACAAGAATGGACGACCTTTCAGGATGACCCCATTTTATTGGTCACAGTGGAAGAGTGATGGAATGCCCCGCCAAGTAGTGCGTGACCCAGCTATGGGGGTAAACGGACTGGTGAAAGCGACCAACCCTTACAAACCGTTTTGGGCGTTTGGGGGATTCCTGGGGTTTGCGCTTGCTGGGTGGATGCTGCGCCATTGCCAGGATGAGGAGAAACAGAGGGCAGTTTTTGAAGACATCGCCCAAAAGCGGGATGCTGCAAAGGCAGAGATGGCCGCACGTTCCGAGTTACTAGAGAGTTGCCGAGACGTTGCGATCGCAGAAGTTCAATTACAAGCTGACTTGGATCTAATCGCCAATGATCGCACAGTAGACATCACCAAAGCTGAGATTTACGCCCACACTGAGATAGAAGTTACCCAAATGGAGGCAACTGACGCTATTTTTGAGGCACAAACGGCGGGGATGACGGAGGAGCAGAAAGCGGAGTACATTAAGCAGTTGCGAGAGATGAAAACGCCCTATCTACAAGGTAGCCAGACTCTACAGGGGACGATTGACCCCAACGACAAGGTTACTGGAGATGAACAGGGCGCAATCGCACCGGGAGCAACCCCAACAGGTGATTACCTTCACCCATCAGAAGGTCTTGCCCTAAATACTTTGCAAGCCCTAGCCAGAGCAGATAGTTCCACTGCTTTAGTTGCCGCACCGGGAAGCGGTAAATCAGTCACCCTCAATTATTTGATTGAGAAAATCTTGGCGGATTACAAGAGTGCTGATATCTGGGTAATTAGTGCTAAGAATGATAGTTTCTGTGGTTTACGAGAGAAGGAGAGAGTAATTGTCTTTGATCAGGAAAACCCAGACTTAGCCAAAGAGGTAATTGACAACTTTTACACGGACTACAAAAAGCGTAAGCAACTACCAGAATCAAAGCGCGAATCATTACCGCCATTGATTCTAATTCTGGATGATTGGTTAGTGATTGCTGACCAATTAAGTAAGCATTACTCCGACTGGAATTATGGGAGTAAATTACTTGATGTTTTACTGATTGGTAGAGAGTTTAATACTAAGTTTATTGCTTCCCTACAGTCTTTTAATCTGGCAGCATTGGGCATTGAAAAGATGGATGCTCAAACTCGTCTCTGTCTCAATTTATTGTTGTTAGGTAATAGGTATATCAAGAACGGAAGGGAACAAGAATCTTATGGGGTGCTGGAACTGATTTTAAACAGAGGTGACATTATTCCAGGTAAGCAAGAGAGAGAACAAATTAAATCTAAATACTTGTCAGTGAAAGCAGTATCTTATCAAAACCTCCGTCCAGTGATGATTGCTTCCGTTGGGGGGTTTGTTGTGGCATTAATGCCCAAATTATCTAATCAAGTCAATTCAATTGCTTCGGAGCAGGAATATCTAGATAGAGTATTTGACCTGGAATTTAATTTAACTGCTGCTCACAATCTACATCCCAAACCATTATCTGAGGTGGCTAAAAAGATTTATGAATACTTCCAGAATGTCAAGAATAAAACGCCAAAAACATTACGCGATTTGAAGAAGGCAGACAGGTTATCTGGTTATTCAGAGTCAGAACTAATTGATGGATTAGCTGAATTAGTTGAGAGGGAGAGGATAAATTTTGACGGTAATGATAGCTACTCCCTGCCTGATTGGTAAACGTATTGCCGTAATGCCGTGGTGATAATCAGGTATGTAAAACTGGCTTTTATCTGTGTCCACGGTATACGGCAGCAATCACGGCAATGCTTACCATGTATAGGTCGTAGCTTACGACGGCTTTACGGCATTGCGGACAGCTACGGCAGAGATGTAAAAAATTTCTCTACGATTAAAGGACAGTAATCCTCATATTCATTAGAATAAACTTTTTCTCCTAGTTCAGCTAGCAAATTCACCTCCGGCACTATATCGTCCTTAAAGGAAATACTGAATGGTTGCCTGCGGAGAGCATCTCTCACCTGCTGGGCTTTACTAATAGGCAATATTTGCAAGAGTTGTTGGAGACGAACCTCGTCAAAATCAAATGATGCAGCTAGAAAATCATCTTGAAACTTAATATTTACAGAAAATGTGTACAAATCATCTTCTACCTTACTTATCAAAGGCATAAGGGTCGGCAAAAAATGATGTTTGCTTTTAGTATCAAACCCTAGCTTATGTAGATAAAGTCCAAAGTCTGGTTTGTAATCAAATATATGTGGTTTGATAAATGCTGAGGGACTTAATAAACGTTGTACATCTTTAAAATTGATATCTAAATCAATCATATTTACAACTAGAGTTGGTTCAATTCGATTAATGTCAAAAATAACTAATTTTCGTCCATTACACAGGGCATAGCGAAATACTCTAATTTCAGGATGAATAGCGTAACTAAATGCTTGCTCTGGATTTTTCCCAGAAATGATTTGCTCACTCGGAGCTTTGGCTTCTAAGACCCAACGATAGTTTTCATCTACCATTAATAGATAATCTGGAACAATGTTTACTTTATGACTTTTTGACCCAATGTATACAAAAGGATGTGTAAGTGTTTTACTCCGAATAATTTTTGCCGGACCATTAGCTGAGTACCCTAAAGCTTTTAGTAACGGAACAATGAGTTCTTCACGAACAGAATCTTCTTTAAAATCTGGATCATCAAGCAGCAAAAAATCAAAATTACTAAACATTTTAATTCACCAATTGTATTTAGTAAACTCTTTTGAGGCTGGAGGAGGAAAAGAGCTTTCTTAATAATTTTTTACTCCCCCAACACCCTCCGCTCAAAAAGCTTGCCTCTACCCAAAGTTCCCTTGGTAAACCACTAACTGCTGCCCAATTACCAGCCTCCAATAATTCCTGTAGCTTGGAGTAATCAACAGAATTAACAGCAATTGAGTTATTGGTGCCAAGCATTTTCTACCTTTGATTTTTTAGCTTTGCAAGCCTACAGGTTTATTATTCCCAAGGTAGATAGCAGTAATCGATAAAACTAATTCATAGTACCGTGCCTCCCAGGTGACGGGCTGCTTGCTGTATCTGGGTAACTGGGCGAACGGCTTCCCCTGTGGTAGCATAACAGGCGCATCGAGGAGAGCGATCGCTGTTTTCCGGGACAATTAA
This window harbors:
- a CDS encoding ParM/StbA family protein translates to MTDLAVNTENANTGQKGTLTIVAGYDLGNSSIKFVSSDRQIRFPSYLENCYYRPTETPTEGYVEYLEGDALTKLDYKQWLSGYAAYDANPKNHLRVTDDATAKVSQSLKHLLAVLSYYPYKASIELVICASLHERGDLEDQLIEALTGRHVVKFGGKICPTEVKIHVLKVYDEGHAAIAAFAQNLNTSKQNVIVDIGNRTVIATLIGSKGHLANRKTFDNGVEELIRMISVNPDFKNRLVGEIAMPHLIRQGLESTDKPFWYGKQFSFQDVYQKELAPWVQKSLAPVFKFIHPWKINADVCLITGGGSRLSSVSEALQAKGFVVADNPVWANAIGLEQLAKMIHLRSVNEQQ
- a CDS encoding type I restriction enzyme HsdR N-terminal domain-containing protein, encoding MFSNFDFLLLDDPDFKEDSVREELIVPLLKALGYSANGPAKIIRSKTLTHPFVYIGSKSHKVNIVPDYLLMVDENYRWVLEAKAPSEQIISGKNPEQAFSYAIHPEIRVFRYALCNGRKLVIFDINRIEPTLVVNMIDLDINFKDVQRLLSPSAFIKPHIFDYKPDFGLYLHKLGFDTKSKHHFLPTLMPLISKVEDDLYTFSVNIKFQDDFLAASFDFDEVRLQQLLQILPISKAQQVRDALRRQPFSISFKDDIVPEVNLLAELGEKVYSNEYEDYCPLIVEKFFTSLP
- a CDS encoding plasmid replication protein, CyRepA1 family, which codes for MINSNRVLQPHEVMSGFEMMSRPSHIEVNHWNEWLASAVDQKLTALNVRSLSGPSVYEYLLCVLPQTARRNDGRLRDGYLKRYAHAEAGAWWVSGLDPLNDWLAMDWGRMKPDYPRLEWDKTTQQQTQKPVKYESPPKTPNRVTYLRMPLHLWRLVSLRYNVPMPEHITITEEGEALGFWAWVMAHPEIPVILTEGEKKAGCLLTLGFVAIALPGIWNGRVGKEDLERLHPDLVPMTQKGRKFVVLFDYESKPKTKQQIFQATRRTASAIVELCCQCEVALLPGPEKGIDDWVVVLGKKADIAVTTMIADALRISEYKQRFFINRARGLHKYKPDVTVNTRYLSLAIHSLPQSGLVGLVSDMGTGKTEILAVLRRENPNLSFLNNGHRVTLLKNLSDRLQTAMYSAISCGDWGQVKALSITVDSLYKMANDLQAYDILFIDEACQYLAHLLKSKTCKEHRGAILEVLEYLVYNAKLVVLADAHLDDLTIEFFMNLRPAGEKPYIIKNLYRSGGRQVHWYEGRNSSAIVAEFHAQLMLGKKLMMVSDSKRFIKKLERALNDGSTIDDNDTTPESAEDRQLRVWAIHSENSGSEENVIFIREINVAIKDLDAFLITPSLSSGVDISSYHFDAVFGVFHAVSQSATECAQQLWRYRPNVPMYVWVAPRPPFGYAETNARRIKERILQTNEMTAFLIRINRETGKRGAEKDWALDASCQIEGQRNWSINNLRADLRSLLEEMGNTIAPVGDATDEGALRWMKAAGIAIDEEHYRKVANAKDIDRRTYAARQHQDYLKPEEVLECEKFRIQDTYGMSVTPELVEQDDGGRLIKKIVALEAILAAPGEMVADDQGREFVAPPAVVVERDKSERDRLAICTDWSNHSTAWLMRHRLGLRAVLMDLMSGVEIKGDEAMIQVLAEFSKRNASHVKGILNLTIPLDESPMWILGQYLSQLGLSTESRRPLEDGKRVRYYRLNTEAVEFAQQVLEYRLRQREERERKRLESLERDAAYAARMQAQYGINPPSTPPINEDGDNNRGGMDTDEESSDSWWERVKYYAQLAIERVEYGVESVKELLSTLTIDERWGVIFKFEDIDPNKFAQLVADAPDWVEWMA